The sequence CATCCATCTCTGCGAACGCATCAGGCGCGAGTCCCGGGCCGACGAGTGCCTGACCCTGATGATGGCAGTCGAGCGGGGCGCCGAAGCGCTCGCAACACTGGGTCAGCGGTAAGGCCTGCGGGCAAGGTCCCATATACCCTGCGCGGTCTTTTCTCCGATCCCGTGCACGGATGCCAGCTCCTCCGGATCGGCATCGATGATCGCTTTGAGCGACCCAAAGTGCTCAAGGAGGAGCCGGGCGCTCCGGAGCCCGATGTTTGGAAACGCGGCAAGCACATACTCCTGCTCTTCGCGGATCGACCGGTAGGTCTTCTTCGGATGCACCTTGCGCTCCCCCCGCTCGCTCCCCTCCCGCTGTGCGAGAACGTAGAGCATCTCGGCGGTATCGTCCGCATCACGTGTTCGGAGCAGCGTCACGCTCATACCGACTGTGATAGCGGCAAGCGTGCCCCTGACGGCGTTTGGATGGATATTCCGGACCTCATAGAGGTCTTCTTCTCCCTCGATGATCAGGACCGGCCGCGGCACCACGTCCGCCATTGCCCTGATCTGCCCGAAGAGGTCCCGCTCCACCAGGGTATCCATGAAGTCCCGCACAGTCTTCCTCTCCACGAGGATGCGGTCGCCGATGGCGTAATCGCCAAACTCGAGACGCTGCAGCGTGATCGACGCCCCGAGTTCGTGCAGGCGCACAGCGACCCGTGACGACGTCTCGCGGTCATCGACGGTGATCGCCGGCCCGGGGGGATCAAAATCCGGCCCCATGTTCACGTCCGGCCGTGGCGCACGCGTATTCCGGGTGGCCGGCGACATCGCGGAATCAAACTCCTGAATATTCACCTGCCTGGTAGTGGTCGGGGTGGATGGGGCGGGTACAGGAGCGGGCGCGGCGCTCATGTTCCTGATCCCCTGCACCATCGCCCGCTCCCGGGTCTGGCTCACGTACCTGAAGGTCTCATCCGACGTCCCTTTCGTCACCAGCACAACGATCGTGCCGCTGCCGCTCCTGCCGGTCCTTCCCTTCCGCTGGATGCTCCTGATCTCTGATGGGACAGCCTCATAAAAGATCACCATGTCGGTCGAGGGGACATCGAGCCCTTCTTCGCCCACCGAGGTCGCGATCAGGCACCTGAACTCACCCTCCCGGAACCGGCTGAGGATCTCGATCTGCTCCTTCTGCGTAAGCCCCCGCTCCGTATCCCTGGATGCCTGGCCGACGAACCGCTCACAGGCAATCCCGCACCCTGAGAGCGCGTCGACGAGCGTCTGGACGGTGTCGCGGTAGGTGGCAAAGACGATGATCCGGCTCTCCGGGTGCGCCGCAAGTTGCGCCTGCACCAGTTCACAGACGATTGAAGCCTTGGGGTGAAGTTCCCCGCCCCAGCGGCCCGCCTCCTCGACGAGGTTCTGGTAGATGGGGTCGTTCACCAGGCGCCTGCTTGCCTTGCTCCCTGTGCTTGACGCCCCTTCGGCACTGAGCCGGTCCAGGTAGAGTTTGAGCGCCTCGCTCCCCTGTGTCTCGGTAAGCGAGATTGCGTGGCGGAGTTTCATGCACTCGGCGTGCAGGGATGCCGCGGTGAAGCCGGAGGGGTCCCGTGACCGTATACGCTGCTGGATCTGGGCGTTTAAGCGATTGAGTGCCTTTATCGAGAGTTTGTCCGGCTTTGGGACATGGAAGTTGAGTTTTGCGAGCCGGGCGAGCCTTGATTCCACGAGCCTCCGGAGGGCAAGGAGTGCTGCCTGCAGTTCCTCGGGCAGGTAGACGTCGATGTACTGGACCTCGCGCTCGTGGATGTAGGGGCGGACATCCTCATCGGTCTCCACACGTGTCTCGACAGCCTCGATGTAGAGGTTATTGCAGACCTCCTGCACCTTCGCCTGGTCGCCCCCGGGGGAGGCGGTCATCGCGAGCAGCAGGGGATTCCTCGCTGTGGTGCAGTAGTGTTGGGCAATGAAGACATATGCGTAGTTTCCCACCGCCCGGTGGCACTCATCGACGACCAGCAGGACAACGTCGGCGAGGCTGTACCTCCCGGCCAGGCAGTCGTTCTTGACCACCTGCGGGGTGGCAAAACAGATCCGGCACGCCTCCCAGGCGGCGGCCCGCTCGTCGGGGGGGGTGTCCCCGGTGAACATGACAAAGTCGGACTCCTGCGGTTCAGAGCCTTCCTGGAAGAGCAGGAACTGTTTAAAAAAACGGAGATGCTGCTCGACCAGGGGTTTTGTCGGCGCAAGCATGAGCACCTTCCCCTGGTGAGAGTAGAGACGGGATGCCGCGACAAGGAGCGCGACGGCAGTCTTCCCAAGGCCTGTTGGGAGGACGACCATCGTGTTCGCGTCAAGCGCCCGGAGCATTACGGAGAGCTGGTAGCGCCGTTCTTCGATACTCTCCTGCCGGATCAGCGGGTGAGTGACGTAGTTCATACCTTGAGTTCGGGGAACGTAACGGCACCGCTGATGAGTGCGGGGAGGATCTGGGGCAACCGCTCGATCGGCACCCGGATCTGTTCCGTGCTGTCACGGTCCCTGATGGTGACCGTGTTGTCCTCGAGCGTGTCGTAGTCGACGGTTATGGCATAGGGTGTCCCGATCTCGTCCTGCCTCCGGTAACGCCTGCCGATGGCGCCGGAGTCATCGTATTGGGCGAGGATACGGCACCGGGTGAGCCTCCCGGTGATCGCCTGTGCGATCTCATCAAGGCTGTCCCGGTTCATCAGCGGGAAGACGGCGACCTGGACCGGTGCCACCGCCGCCGGGAGCCGGAGCACCTTTCTCACCTCGCCGTCGACCTCGTCCTCATCGTAGCTGTGCTCCAGCGCAACGTAGATCATCCGGTCAATGCCATATGAGGGCTCGATGACGTGGGGCATCACTTCTTCGCCGCGGACCTCTTCCTCCTCTTCACGGATCTGGTAGAGGTCGGCAGGGATGAAGATCTCCTCGCCGTCGACCGTGATCCGCGCGCCGTCCTCGCCGGGGTTTGATGCGGCCAGGGCATCCGCGATAGCCTTTGCCTTACCGCGGAACCGGGGGCCGAGTACGCCCATATCTGCTACGATCCGCCGTCTTTTGACCAGTTTCGGCTCGTCGTAGGGGATGAAGACCGTCATCGAGTTCCCGGAGTGCCCGGCATGCGAGCGCAGGTCGTAGTCGGTGCGGTCGGCAATGCCGACGATCTCCACCCACCCGAAGCGGCCGGAGTAGACCTCGGCGTCCCAGCAGTCGGCCGCATAGTGTGCCCGCTCGTCGGGGAGATGCTGGCGGAACCGGAGTCTTGCCGGGTCCACGCCGATGGCGGTCAGGATCTGGTGCGTGAGCGCGATGTAGTAGGCGACGTACTCGTTTACGATCACTCCCTCGTCCACCGCAGCGCGCATCGTAAACCCGGCTGGCTCCTGATCCTCAAGCTGCCGCTCGATGGTGAGGAGGGGCACGGTGTAGTCAGCGTAGCGGTAGAAAGCAGGGTGGTCTTTCTCGTCAGGGTGGACGAAGATCTCGGCCTCTGCCTGGGAGAACTCACGCAACCGGATCATGCCCTGGCGGGGGGAGATCTCGTTCCGGTAGGATTTCCCGATCTGGACCGCACCGAAGGGGAGTTTGTCCCGGTAGAAGCGCAGGAGCCGGGAGAAATCGGTGAAGATACCCTGGGCAGTCTCGGGGCGCAGGTATCCCTTCCGCTGCGATCCCGGCCCGATGGTGGTCTCGAACATCAGGTTGAACGCAAAGACGCCTGCTTCACCCAGGGGTTCCTCGCAGACGGGGCAGGGCAGTTCATGGAGCGCTGCCTGGAGCGCTTCTGCCGAGAGCGTGCCGGCATTCGCGATGCCGTTATCGTCCGCGATGTGATCGGCGCGCAGGTATTCGCCGCAGTGTGGGCACTGCACCATCTTGTCAGCGAACTCTTTCACGTGACCGGATGCGACGAAGATTGCTTCGACTCCAACGGTGGGGCATTCGATCTCATAGTAGCCTTCCTGAAAGACGTAGAACGACCGCCAGAGGTTTTCGATGTTCCTCTTCATCATCGCTCCGAGCGGGCCGTAATCGATAAAACCGGCGACAGACCCGTATATCTCGGATGAAGGCCAGACAAAACCACGTCTCCTGGCCACATCCATGACTTTTTCGTAAATATCGCTCGTCTCGGCCATAGTCCTGCAGTACACTTGAGCGCCGAGGCTAATAAAGAATGGTTCTCCTCTCACGCGAGATCATAATTCTTCGTAAAATGGGCTGTGTGAGGAGGCCTTTTTTTCACAGTCAGCGATATTTTGGAAGATACTGTTACATCTTTCAAAATGATCTTTCTACTCAGATGGTTTATATGGAAAGTTTTAAATGTTATCAGTTGTAATGTAGGGAGCGTTACGCCCCGGTTGGGGATCATCTATATATATAGGAGGCTGTCATGAGTGGCCTCCTAAGCCAGATGGTGGAATAAAAAACAGAGAGATAGGGACATGGCAGAAGATACCCGCAAGCAGCAGCTCCTTGAGCTGTTCACGACCATCACGAACAAGAAGACGATCGTTGAGCCGATGAGGAAGGTTCACGGTACGCTCCGGGACCGCGATGCTGTTGAGCGCGAGATCGCCCTGATAATGCGTGAGATCCTCGATCAGGGCTACTTCAAGACCAAGCTCGCTCCGCGGCAGCTCGCAAAGCTCGTGGTCGCGTACTATGACGAGAAAAACGATACCGAGATCGCGAGGGCGCTTGGTGATGAGAAACTGAGTAAGACCGTGGCACGTGCACGGGTCCGCCTCAAACTCTTCAGGGAACTCGATTTCAAGATGCCGTTTGATCGTGAGATGATGACGGAACTTCTTGATTCCGGGAAGACCATGAAGGAGATCAGCGAGGAACTGAACGTGAGCCCCTCTACACTTCGTGAGTACCGTCATGTGATCGAACAGCAGGAGGACACGACCCTGGACCCGTACCTGGAACGGATCCGGGATGTGATGGAAGACCGCGATCTCTCCGAACATATGACGCGGGGCGTCATCAACGACGGCCTGAGTGAGGCCATCGATGTCGCTGAAGCGATCGATATGGGGGAGTTCTGAACTTCGGGCCCCCCTTTTTCTGCTGAACATTTTTTAATGCGCAGATCAATCTCTTCTCCATGAGGTTGACCTGGCTTGGCCATGCATGTTTTAGTCTTGAGGGATCGCGGACTGTTCTCATCGACCCCTTCATCCCCGGGGGCTCGCTCCCGGTGGAGCCTGATATCGTTGCGGTGACGCACGCCCATGCAGACCACCTGGGCATGACCGTGCAGCTGAAGAAGAAGACGGTCGCCATCAACGAGGTCGCAAAGTACCTGGCATCGAAGGGTATCCCTGCCGAGCCCATGAACATCGGCGGCAGCATCACCGTGGATGGGGTCAGATTTACGATGACTCCCGCTCTCCATTCATCGTGGTTGGAGGAGGAAGGTATGGGCTTTTACGGCGGCACCGCCGCGGGGTTCGTTATCACGATGGACGGCACCACCGTTTATCACGCCGGCGATACGGCACTCTTCTCTGATATGCAGCTTATCCGGGACCTCTACCGGCCGGATGTGGCGCTCCTCCCTATCGGCGGGCGCTACACGATGGGCCCGGAGGAGGCGATGGTTGCGGCCCGGTACGTCGGGGCGCAGCTCGTGATCCCGATGCATTACGACACATTCCCTGCCATCGAGCAGGACGTCCGGAGGTTCAAGCAGGCCATCGAGCGGACGACACCGATCCGGGTCCGGGTTCTCTCGCCGGGCGAGGCGATCGATATCGGTCCCGAAAGCGCCGGGGAGTGAGGGGCATAAGCGCTGACTCTAGTACACCGATTCCAAATTAGCAGATCATATCTGGCCTTCGTCCCATCCCCCACGGAGCGCTCCCCTCCGTCCCCCCACCCCGCCCCTACCGGGGGCAGTGCCCAGGCGTATATCCGGTGGAACGCTGTCCTCCGGGATGCAGACCCCCGGATAGTGTGTAAAAAAAGGTTGATGCTTTCCTCCGTTGAGCGTGCCGGTAATTGGGAATCGTTGCACTCGTGGGCCATTTCACCTTATGTTGCGGATCCTGGTGTGGATCACGCGGAAGATCGCGAAGGGGTGTGGAGCGTTCATGGGGCAGAGCGAGCGGCTGGACGCAGGAAAAACCCCATTCCCCAGGCTCTCACCCCATGCTGTGGACCGTGGTGGACATCACCCTGGGGGGTGGGGGCAGGGGAGGGGGCTCGCCCCCTCCCCCCATAAGGAAGCCATGCCCGGGGCACGACGCCAAACCGGGGCGGTTTCCATGGGAAATGTTAGCTGAAATGCTCCACTAGTGCATCTTGTCAC is a genomic window of Methanoculleus bourgensis MS2 containing:
- a CDS encoding DEAD/DEAH box helicase, with the translated sequence MNYVTHPLIRQESIEERRYQLSVMLRALDANTMVVLPTGLGKTAVALLVAASRLYSHQGKVLMLAPTKPLVEQHLRFFKQFLLFQEGSEPQESDFVMFTGDTPPDERAAAWEACRICFATPQVVKNDCLAGRYSLADVVLLVVDECHRAVGNYAYVFIAQHYCTTARNPLLLAMTASPGGDQAKVQEVCNNLYIEAVETRVETDEDVRPYIHEREVQYIDVYLPEELQAALLALRRLVESRLARLAKLNFHVPKPDKLSIKALNRLNAQIQQRIRSRDPSGFTAASLHAECMKLRHAISLTETQGSEALKLYLDRLSAEGASSTGSKASRRLVNDPIYQNLVEEAGRWGGELHPKASIVCELVQAQLAAHPESRIIVFATYRDTVQTLVDALSGCGIACERFVGQASRDTERGLTQKEQIEILSRFREGEFRCLIATSVGEEGLDVPSTDMVIFYEAVPSEIRSIQRKGRTGRSGSGTIVVLVTKGTSDETFRYVSQTRERAMVQGIRNMSAAPAPVPAPSTPTTTRQVNIQEFDSAMSPATRNTRAPRPDVNMGPDFDPPGPAITVDDRETSSRVAVRLHELGASITLQRLEFGDYAIGDRILVERKTVRDFMDTLVERDLFGQIRAMADVVPRPVLIIEGEEDLYEVRNIHPNAVRGTLAAITVGMSVTLLRTRDADDTAEMLYVLAQREGSERGERKVHPKKTYRSIREEQEYVLAAFPNIGLRSARLLLEHFGSLKAIIDADPEELASVHGIGEKTAQGIWDLARRPYR
- the glyS gene encoding glycine--tRNA ligase, whose amino-acid sequence is MAETSDIYEKVMDVARRRGFVWPSSEIYGSVAGFIDYGPLGAMMKRNIENLWRSFYVFQEGYYEIECPTVGVEAIFVASGHVKEFADKMVQCPHCGEYLRADHIADDNGIANAGTLSAEALQAALHELPCPVCEEPLGEAGVFAFNLMFETTIGPGSQRKGYLRPETAQGIFTDFSRLLRFYRDKLPFGAVQIGKSYRNEISPRQGMIRLREFSQAEAEIFVHPDEKDHPAFYRYADYTVPLLTIERQLEDQEPAGFTMRAAVDEGVIVNEYVAYYIALTHQILTAIGVDPARLRFRQHLPDERAHYAADCWDAEVYSGRFGWVEIVGIADRTDYDLRSHAGHSGNSMTVFIPYDEPKLVKRRRIVADMGVLGPRFRGKAKAIADALAASNPGEDGARITVDGEEIFIPADLYQIREEEEEVRGEEVMPHVIEPSYGIDRMIYVALEHSYDEDEVDGEVRKVLRLPAAVAPVQVAVFPLMNRDSLDEIAQAITGRLTRCRILAQYDDSGAIGRRYRRQDEIGTPYAITVDYDTLEDNTVTIRDRDSTEQIRVPIERLPQILPALISGAVTFPELKV
- a CDS encoding transcriptional regulator, with protein sequence MAEDTRKQQLLELFTTITNKKTIVEPMRKVHGTLRDRDAVEREIALIMREILDQGYFKTKLAPRQLAKLVVAYYDEKNDTEIARALGDEKLSKTVARARVRLKLFRELDFKMPFDREMMTELLDSGKTMKEISEELNVSPSTLREYRHVIEQQEDTTLDPYLERIRDVMEDRDLSEHMTRGVINDGLSEAIDVAEAIDMGEF
- a CDS encoding metal-dependent hydrolase — encoded protein: MRLTWLGHACFSLEGSRTVLIDPFIPGGSLPVEPDIVAVTHAHADHLGMTVQLKKKTVAINEVAKYLASKGIPAEPMNIGGSITVDGVRFTMTPALHSSWLEEEGMGFYGGTAAGFVITMDGTTVYHAGDTALFSDMQLIRDLYRPDVALLPIGGRYTMGPEEAMVAARYVGAQLVIPMHYDTFPAIEQDVRRFKQAIERTTPIRVRVLSPGEAIDIGPESAGE